One window from the genome of Breoghania sp. L-A4 encodes:
- a CDS encoding TRAP transporter large permease, which yields MSPLMYGLFVLAALMSLLAIGTPIAFALGFVSIAALILVDGWGSLSILGETFFGGLASFGLVSIPMFILMGASVASSPAGKDLYEALDRWLNRVPGGLVLSNLGACSIFAALSGSSPATCAAIGKMGIPEMTSRGYPKEIAAGSIAAGGTLGILIPPSITMIVYGIATETSIGRLFLAGVVPGMMLTALFMAWTIYSCHRRGVGLSALSERFTFKQRFEVLPRVLPFLAIIVGILFVLYGGVATPSEAAGVGALFCIILVMVIYRIWRLSSLTAVFRDTLKESVMIMMIIGASELFSYALSSMFITQSIAEWIGNLDVNRWVLMAVINVFLLFAGFFLPPVAVILMTAPILLPIILQAGFDPYWFAVILTINMEIGLITPPVGLNLYVINGIAPDISLAQILRGSIPYVLCMVVGILLLCLVPGIATWLPVYVMGPAL from the coding sequence ATGAGCCCGCTGATGTACGGCCTCTTCGTTCTCGCGGCGCTGATGTCGCTGCTCGCCATCGGCACGCCCATCGCCTTCGCGCTGGGGTTTGTGTCCATCGCCGCGCTGATCCTCGTCGACGGCTGGGGCAGCCTGTCGATCCTCGGCGAAACCTTCTTCGGCGGCCTGGCCTCCTTCGGCCTCGTCTCCATCCCGATGTTCATCCTGATGGGCGCCTCGGTCGCTTCCTCGCCCGCCGGCAAGGACCTCTACGAGGCGCTCGACCGCTGGCTCAACCGCGTGCCGGGCGGGCTGGTGCTGTCCAACCTCGGCGCCTGCTCGATCTTCGCGGCGCTGTCCGGCTCCTCGCCCGCCACCTGTGCCGCCATCGGCAAGATGGGCATCCCGGAGATGACATCGCGCGGCTATCCGAAGGAAATCGCCGCGGGCTCCATCGCCGCCGGCGGCACGCTGGGCATTCTCATTCCCCCGTCGATCACCATGATCGTCTATGGCATCGCCACGGAAACCTCCATCGGCCGGCTGTTCCTCGCCGGCGTGGTTCCCGGCATGATGCTGACGGCACTGTTCATGGCCTGGACCATCTATTCCTGCCATCGCCGTGGCGTCGGCCTCAGCGCGCTGAGCGAGCGCTTCACCTTCAAGCAGCGCTTCGAGGTGTTGCCGCGCGTGCTGCCGTTCCTCGCCATCATCGTCGGCATCCTCTTCGTGCTCTACGGCGGCGTCGCGACCCCGTCGGAGGCCGCCGGCGTCGGCGCGCTGTTCTGCATCATCCTGGTGATGGTGATCTACCGCATCTGGCGGCTGTCCAGCCTGACGGCGGTGTTCCGCGACACGCTGAAGGAAAGCGTCATGATCATGATGATCATCGGCGCCTCGGAGCTCTTCTCCTACGCCCTGTCGTCGATGTTCATCACCCAGTCGATCGCCGAGTGGATCGGCAATCTCGACGTCAACAGGTGGGTCCTGATGGCGGTGATCAACGTCTTCTTGCTGTTTGCCGGCTTCTTCCTGCCGCCGGTGGCCGTCATCCTGATGACCGCGCCGATCCTGCTGCCGATCATCCTGCAGGCGGGCTTCGATCCCTACTGGTTCGCCGTCATCCTGACCATCAACATGGAAATCGGCCTGATCACGCCGCCCGTGGGACTGAACCTTTATGTCATCAACGGCATTGCGCCCGACATATCGCTGGCCCAGATATTGAGGGGGTCCATCCCCTATGTGCTGTGCATGGTGGTCGGCATTCTCCTCTTGTGCCTGGTCCCCGGCATTGCCACCTGGTTGCCCGTCTACGTCATGGGACCCGCCTTATGA
- a CDS encoding TRAP transporter small permease, which produces MKAYIQIISALSRALGLAAILLVASAALVVSYMVFIRYVLNGSTVWQTEYVTFSLVAATFLGSPFVLLEKGHVNVDIVPNAMPHPVRLIMNVVAGLFGLAFCALLAYSGWTYFEEAWSGGWTTETVWKLPLWIPLAPLPLGIGVLCLQYVAEILKLWGDPE; this is translated from the coding sequence ATGAAGGCCTATATCCAGATCATCTCGGCGCTTTCGCGCGCGCTCGGCCTTGCCGCGATCCTGCTCGTCGCCTCCGCGGCGCTGGTCGTCTCCTACATGGTGTTCATCCGCTACGTGTTGAACGGCTCCACGGTCTGGCAGACCGAGTACGTCACCTTTTCGCTGGTCGCCGCCACCTTCCTCGGCTCGCCTTTCGTGCTTCTGGAAAAGGGTCACGTGAACGTCGACATCGTGCCCAATGCCATGCCGCATCCCGTGCGCCTGATCATGAACGTCGTGGCCGGCCTGTTCGGCCTCGCCTTCTGCGCGCTGCTGGCCTACTCCGGCTGGACCTATTTCGAGGAAGCCTGGAGCGGCGGCTGGACCACCGAAACCGTCTGGAAACTGCCGCTGTGGATCCCGCTGGCGCCGCTGCCGCTCGGCATCGGCGTCCTGTGCCTGCAGTATGTCGCCGAAATTCTCAAGCTGTGGGGGGATCCCGAATGA
- the dctP gene encoding TRAP transporter substrate-binding protein DctP, which produces MFKTIVIAAVAGSMASAAFAETTLKASHQWPGGKGDVRDEMVQILAREVEKADVDLKIQVYPGKSLFKPTEQWGAMVKGQLDISAFPLDYASGRHPQFSATLMPGLVRNHDRAQRLNDSPFMDDIKQIINDAGVVVLADAWLAGAFASKTKCITSPETMKGQVTRAAGPAFEQMLVGAGASIASMPSSEIYTGLQTGVLDAANTSSGSFVSYRIYEQATCLTKPGANALWFMYEPILMSKQSWDALNADQQKALMDAGKVAQDYFVGEAKKLDDKLVDVYEKAGVEIVEMSADDYNAWLDIAKATSYKNFAEKVPGGEELINKALAVE; this is translated from the coding sequence ATGTTCAAAACGATAGTCATCGCGGCTGTCGCCGGCTCAATGGCCAGCGCGGCGTTCGCCGAAACCACACTGAAGGCCTCGCACCAGTGGCCGGGCGGCAAGGGCGACGTGCGCGACGAAATGGTCCAGATCCTCGCCCGTGAGGTCGAGAAGGCCGACGTCGATCTGAAGATCCAGGTCTATCCGGGCAAGTCGCTGTTCAAGCCGACCGAGCAGTGGGGCGCCATGGTCAAGGGCCAGCTCGACATCTCCGCCTTCCCGCTCGACTACGCCTCCGGCCGTCACCCGCAGTTCTCGGCCACCCTGATGCCGGGCCTGGTGCGCAACCATGACCGCGCGCAGCGGCTGAACGATTCGCCGTTCATGGACGACATCAAGCAGATCATCAACGACGCCGGCGTGGTGGTGCTGGCCGACGCATGGCTGGCGGGCGCCTTCGCCTCCAAGACCAAATGCATCACCTCGCCTGAGACGATGAAGGGCCAGGTCACCCGCGCTGCGGGTCCGGCCTTCGAGCAGATGCTGGTGGGCGCGGGCGCCTCCATCGCCTCCATGCCGTCGTCGGAAATCTATACCGGCCTGCAGACCGGCGTGCTCGACGCCGCCAATACCTCGTCGGGCTCCTTCGTCTCCTACCGCATCTACGAGCAGGCCACCTGCCTGACCAAGCCGGGCGCCAACGCCCTGTGGTTCATGTATGAGCCGATCCTGATGTCCAAGCAGAGCTGGGATGCACTCAATGCCGACCAGCAGAAGGCGCTGATGGACGCAGGCAAGGTCGCGCAGGACTATTTCGTCGGCGAAGCCAAGAAGCTCGACGACAAGCTGGTCGACGTCTACGAGAAGGCCGGCGTGGAAATCGTCGAAATGTCCGCCGACGACTACAACGCCTGGCTCGATATCGCCAAGGCCACCTCCTACAAGAACTTCGCGGAGAAGGTTCCCGGCGGTGAAGAGCTGATCAACAAGGCTCTGGCGGTCGAATAA